One Flavobacterium sp. 90 DNA segment encodes these proteins:
- a CDS encoding HAD family hydrolase, translating into MLHKSKIPNLKVIAFDADDTLFVNEPYFQETEHKFCALMEDYLSHQGISQELFKIEIENLPLYGYGIKGYILSMIEAAMNISNNTIPIEVIEKIIQYGKELLEKPIELLDGIEETLQSLHGKYKLVVATKGDLKDQHSKLHRSGLGHYFHHIEVMSDKQEIDYQKLLGRLDIQPHEFLMIGNSLKSDVLPVLEIGGYAVHIPFHTTWEHEKISHKVEHDHFSSFEKITEIVHNLL; encoded by the coding sequence ATGTTACATAAAAGCAAAATACCGAATTTAAAAGTAATCGCATTTGATGCCGATGACACTCTGTTTGTAAACGAACCTTACTTTCAGGAAACTGAGCATAAATTTTGTGCTTTGATGGAAGATTATCTTTCGCATCAGGGAATTTCGCAGGAATTATTCAAGATCGAAATCGAGAATTTACCTTTATACGGTTACGGAATCAAAGGATATATTCTTTCGATGATTGAAGCTGCAATGAATATTTCGAACAATACAATTCCGATTGAGGTTATCGAAAAAATCATTCAATACGGAAAAGAATTACTTGAGAAACCAATCGAGCTCTTGGACGGAATCGAAGAAACATTGCAATCTTTGCATGGAAAATACAAACTGGTTGTTGCCACAAAAGGAGATTTAAAAGACCAACACAGCAAGTTGCATCGTTCTGGTTTAGGACATTATTTTCATCATATCGAAGTAATGTCGGACAAACAAGAAATTGACTATCAAAAACTATTAGGTCGTCTGGACATTCAGCCACATGAATTTTTAATGATTGGAAATTCATTAAAATCGGATGTTTTACCTGTTCTTGAAATTGGAGGTTACGCCGTTCATATTCCGTTTCATACTACTTGGGAACACGAAAAAATAAGTCATAAGGTAGAACATGATCATTTTAGTTCATTCGAAAAAATTACCGAAATAGTCCATAATTTACTATAA
- a CDS encoding chloramphenicol acetyltransferase, with amino-acid sequence MKTLLDLENWNRKEHFAHFCKMEEPFFGATVEIDCTKAYQTAKELKASFFIYYLHKTLVAVNSIENFKYRIADDKIYINDRIDVSATIGREDGTFGFSLIEYNPDFRIFEQNALAEIERIQTTTGLFTRSFDDDNVIHFSAIPWLNFTSLSHARSYTFPDSCPKVSFGKMITSETGKRTIAMSTHVHHGLMDGLHLGQFVDFFQELMNE; translated from the coding sequence ATGAAAACACTTTTAGATTTAGAAAACTGGAATAGAAAAGAGCATTTCGCACATTTCTGTAAAATGGAAGAACCTTTTTTTGGTGCTACCGTTGAAATTGATTGCACCAAAGCTTATCAAACAGCAAAAGAACTCAAAGCTTCTTTCTTCATTTATTACTTACATAAAACATTAGTTGCTGTAAACTCGATCGAAAATTTTAAATACCGAATTGCCGATGACAAAATCTATATAAATGATCGCATTGATGTTTCTGCAACAATTGGTCGTGAAGATGGCACTTTTGGATTTTCGCTAATCGAATACAATCCCGATTTTAGAATATTCGAGCAAAATGCTTTGGCCGAAATTGAACGTATTCAAACCACAACCGGGCTTTTTACAAGATCGTTTGATGACGATAATGTCATACATTTCTCGGCAATTCCCTGGTTGAATTTCACTTCTCTTTCTCATGCAAGAAGTTACACTTTTCCAGATAGTTGTCCTAAAGTATCTTTTGGCAAAATGATTACTTCAGAAACCGGAAAAAGAACAATTGCAATGTCAACTCATGTTCATCATGGCTTAATGGATGGTTTACATTTGGGGCAATTTGTTGATTTCTTTCAGGAGTTAATGAACGAATAA
- a CDS encoding DMT family transporter: MKITKPRLALICGILCISIFPILIKLKLAPGLISAFYRMTFAVILLLPYVLITKSFKMPKTKFLLLAVLCGILFSSDVAVWNIAIQDSSATQASLLTNLSPLWVGIGSFFFLKIKPATNFWIGTVVSLFGMITLVGFSFFMDLNFDQAFLFAVLSGILYSIYLLVSKKALSNVDVLSFMTISLFASSVYLGILCYCLDQPFTGFSDTGWFVLVLQAVICQLCAWLSISYATQHMRATRVSLSLLSQAVITSILAWLFLEEQITLQMVFGGIILLFGIRITFYDKAISFKGLFSKN, from the coding sequence ATGAAAATCACCAAACCAAGATTAGCCTTAATCTGCGGAATACTTTGTATTTCGATCTTCCCGATATTGATAAAACTTAAATTAGCACCTGGATTAATTTCGGCTTTTTATCGAATGACTTTTGCGGTGATTTTACTTTTGCCTTATGTGCTTATTACAAAAAGCTTCAAAATGCCGAAGACAAAATTCTTGCTTCTCGCGGTACTTTGTGGCATTTTATTCTCATCAGATGTTGCCGTTTGGAATATCGCCATTCAGGATTCAAGTGCCACTCAGGCTTCATTGCTGACGAATTTATCTCCGCTTTGGGTTGGGATTGGTTCTTTCTTTTTCTTAAAGATAAAACCTGCTACAAATTTCTGGATCGGAACCGTTGTTTCACTATTTGGAATGATCACTTTGGTTGGTTTTAGCTTTTTTATGGATTTGAATTTTGATCAGGCTTTTCTATTCGCCGTTTTATCCGGAATCTTATATTCGATTTATCTTTTGGTTAGTAAAAAAGCACTTTCAAATGTTGATGTTCTTTCGTTTATGACCATTAGTTTATTCGCGTCAAGTGTTTATCTAGGAATACTTTGTTATTGCTTAGATCAGCCTTTTACAGGATTCTCAGATACGGGTTGGTTTGTGTTAGTACTTCAAGCGGTTATTTGTCAATTATGCGCTTGGCTTTCTATCAGTTATGCAACACAACATATGCGCGCAACCCGAGTTTCGCTAAGTTTATTGAGTCAGGCTGTAATTACTTCTATATTAGCTTGGTTGTTTTTGGAAGAACAAATAACTTTACAAATGGTTTTTGGCGGAATCATTTTGCTATTCGGAATTAGAATTACATTTTACGATAAAGCTATTTCTTTTAAGGGATTGTTTTCTAAGAATTAG
- a CDS encoding OmpA family protein, translating to MKKIVMTLAFALGLIHVNAQTENTANNYNKWSVEIAGGVNKPQSPMTEGYFTSTPSPWVGDLGVRYMFNNKFGLKADFGYNSFTGKNNSIDFDSKYYRVDLQAVANLGRIMNFETWTKTIGLLGHAGFGLAQLENKDLHVKDKMGNFIAGITGQIRLSDRFALTGDFTTIVNASQDYTFDCACPIESRGFTGVLFNGTIGLNVYLGKNAKHADWTVISHDFDSSALENKIANLETLVSKIPEKQVIVEKPVTTTIVNDKDLLKEMIDAQYYSVYFDFNKATPIENSTAAIDVVLTYLRKNPSASLDIIGYADQVGKSEYNEKLSNTRATNVKTILEKAGIASSRLNVVGAGADTSIQKDSEEARRLARRVTFKIK from the coding sequence ATGAAAAAAATTGTTATGACTCTGGCGTTTGCATTGGGACTAATTCATGTAAATGCACAAACAGAAAATACTGCAAACAACTATAACAAGTGGTCTGTTGAAATAGCCGGAGGGGTAAACAAACCTCAAAGTCCAATGACCGAAGGCTATTTTACAAGCACACCTAGTCCGTGGGTAGGAGATTTAGGAGTTCGTTATATGTTTAACAACAAATTTGGTTTAAAAGCTGATTTTGGATACAACAGTTTTACAGGAAAAAACAACTCAATAGATTTTGATTCAAAATACTACAGAGTAGATTTACAAGCTGTTGCTAACTTAGGGCGTATCATGAATTTCGAAACATGGACTAAAACAATTGGTCTATTAGGTCATGCAGGTTTTGGTTTGGCTCAGTTAGAAAACAAAGATTTGCACGTTAAAGACAAAATGGGAAATTTCATTGCTGGTATTACAGGTCAAATCAGATTATCTGACAGATTTGCTTTAACTGGTGATTTCACAACTATTGTAAACGCTTCACAAGATTATACTTTTGACTGTGCGTGCCCTATAGAATCAAGAGGTTTTACCGGGGTACTTTTTAATGGAACTATTGGTTTAAATGTTTACTTAGGTAAAAACGCAAAACATGCTGACTGGACTGTTATTTCTCATGATTTTGATAGCTCTGCATTAGAAAACAAAATAGCAAATCTTGAAACGTTGGTAAGTAAAATACCGGAGAAACAAGTAATTGTAGAAAAACCAGTAACCACAACAATTGTAAATGATAAAGATTTACTTAAAGAAATGATTGATGCTCAGTATTACAGCGTTTATTTTGATTTCAACAAAGCTACTCCTATCGAAAATTCAACTGCTGCAATTGATGTTGTTTTGACTTATTTAAGAAAAAACCCTTCTGCATCTCTAGACATCATTGGTTATGCTGACCAGGTTGGAAAATCTGAGTACAATGAAAAATTATCAAACACAAGAGCTACTAACGTTAAAACTATACTTGAAAAAGCCGGAATTGCATCTTCAAGATTAAATGTTGTTGGTGCAGGCGCTGATACATCAATCCAAAAAGACTCGGAAGAAGCTAGAAGATTGGCAAGAAGAGTTACTTTCAAAATAAAATAA
- a CDS encoding RloB family protein, with amino-acid sequence MERKRYTLGDYNKKESFKDATKFFIVYEGEDKEPKYFGTFNNLFFEPKKASILHVFEKDTNIIGSQPKKLIERAKSFIENPPKDLPVTPSADDKFRFVLDVDQHPKEEYPELKEYCESLIDADLFISNYCFEIWLLFHLDEPENILCKTSRESKTELGTKHTDSKIKNYPKGYLNPEYILKAIERAEKADLNKDDYFPAEKSTKVYLLMKELLNYSKINIEVIDPKII; translated from the coding sequence ATGGAGCGTAAAAGATACACATTAGGTGATTACAATAAAAAGGAATCATTTAAAGATGCAACTAAATTCTTCATTGTTTATGAAGGAGAAGACAAGGAACCCAAATATTTCGGAACTTTTAATAATTTATTTTTTGAACCTAAAAAAGCAAGTATTTTACATGTTTTTGAAAAAGACACTAATATCATAGGGTCTCAACCAAAAAAATTAATAGAGAGAGCAAAATCTTTCATCGAAAACCCTCCTAAAGACTTACCTGTAACTCCTTCGGCAGATGACAAATTTAGATTTGTACTCGATGTAGATCAACATCCAAAAGAAGAATATCCTGAATTAAAAGAATATTGTGAAAGTCTTATTGATGCTGATTTATTTATAAGCAATTATTGTTTTGAGATCTGGCTATTATTTCATTTGGATGAGCCAGAAAACATTTTATGTAAAACTAGTAGAGAATCAAAAACAGAACTTGGAACAAAACATACAGATTCAAAAATCAAAAACTATCCTAAAGGATATTTAAATCCCGAATATATTTTAAAAGCTATCGAACGAGCGGAAAAAGCAGATTTGAACAAAGATGATTATTTTCCTGCAGAAAAATCAACGAAGGTTTATTTATTAATGAAGGAACTACTTAATTATTCAAAAATTAACATTGAAGTTATTGATCCTAAAATAATATAA
- a CDS encoding AAA family ATPase yields MLIRFVVSNFMSFKDETEFNMLPARGNGSRQLTNHIKKTKSGVEVLKTAAIYGANAAGKSNLVRAIAFLKSIVINDVELLVPQSKRFRLDKTYLEKPSTFRIEYEYQDTHFDYAVEIFKGKITHEWLYLINSVKKNQEELLFKRDNNEVVFGKYFKNKDDISFAKKFLKKQLKDNETVLNNCYLLLESDTILDKISEAFSKLNLVFPNSINITFTESVFLGTKKLDFANKILSNSKTGIEKIVMQKIKADLFFGLDDVNMKNNLIDQVESTTQDIADNKKQKTVVFIYRNKHYSFIKENNEYYVLMLCTKHENSNLTFEFSEESDGTNRLFELAPAFEELLHEDDFVYIIDELERSMHPLLAKELLKTYSLNSKTNSQLIFTTHESHLLDDELLRRDEIWFTEKKSDGSTEFYPLSNFNPRGDKVLERGYLEGRYGGIPFLGDFSKLIIEENAI; encoded by the coding sequence ATGTTAATCCGTTTTGTTGTCAGTAATTTTATGTCTTTTAAAGATGAGACAGAATTCAATATGCTACCTGCAAGAGGAAATGGTTCTCGTCAACTTACAAATCATATAAAAAAAACTAAATCAGGAGTTGAAGTTTTAAAAACTGCAGCAATTTATGGTGCAAATGCTGCGGGGAAAAGTAATTTAGTAAGAGCGATTGCATTTTTGAAATCTATCGTAATAAATGATGTTGAACTATTAGTACCTCAAAGTAAAAGATTCAGACTTGACAAAACCTACTTAGAAAAGCCTTCAACTTTTCGAATCGAATATGAATATCAAGACACTCATTTTGATTATGCTGTAGAAATTTTTAAAGGAAAAATAACACATGAATGGCTTTATTTAATAAACTCAGTAAAGAAAAACCAAGAAGAATTACTATTCAAAAGAGATAATAATGAAGTAGTATTTGGAAAGTACTTTAAAAACAAAGATGATATTTCATTCGCTAAAAAATTCCTTAAAAAACAACTTAAAGACAATGAAACTGTTCTAAATAATTGCTATTTGCTTTTGGAAAGCGATACTATTTTAGATAAAATCTCCGAAGCGTTTTCAAAACTTAATTTAGTTTTTCCAAATTCTATAAATATTACATTCACCGAGTCAGTTTTCTTAGGAACTAAAAAATTAGATTTTGCAAATAAAATACTTTCAAACAGCAAAACAGGAATTGAAAAAATTGTAATGCAAAAAATAAAAGCTGATTTGTTTTTTGGCTTAGATGATGTAAACATGAAAAATAATCTCATTGATCAAGTAGAATCTACTACCCAAGACATTGCGGATAATAAAAAACAAAAAACAGTTGTTTTCATTTACAGAAATAAGCATTACAGCTTTATAAAAGAAAACAATGAATATTATGTTCTTATGTTATGCACAAAACACGAAAATTCAAATTTAACATTTGAATTTTCTGAAGAATCAGATGGTACAAATCGTTTATTCGAACTAGCTCCTGCTTTCGAAGAATTATTGCATGAAGATGATTTTGTATATATTATAGATGAATTAGAAAGAAGTATGCATCCTTTATTAGCTAAAGAACTCTTAAAAACATATTCATTAAATTCAAAAACTAATAGTCAATTAATTTTCACAACTCACGAGAGTCATTTATTAGATGATGAATTATTAAGAAGAGATGAAATATGGTTTACTGAAAAAAAATCGGACGGAAGTACTGAATTTTATCCGTTAAGCAATTTTAATCCAAGAGGAGACAAAGTTTTAGAAAGAGGTTATTTAGAAGGAAGATATGGGGGAATTCCATTTTTAGGAGATTTTTCGAAATTAATTATTGAAGAAAATGCTATATAG